ctgcagtctcaaactcctggggctcaagcaatcctcctgcatagctgggactataaacaTCAAGGAGAGCTTATGAACTACAGGATTTCTGGCTGCAGACTGCTGGTCCAGCCCACTCCATATCCCTTGAGGCCCAACTCACCGAATCAGGGtgttgaccttggccacatcaatgtcatagagcttcttcacagcctgtttgatctggtgcttgttggctttaacatccacaatgaacacaagtgtgttgttgtcttctatcttcttcatggcagactcAGTGGTCAGCGGAAACTTGATGATAGCATAGTGGTCCAGTCTGGAAGAGAGGCAAAATGGGGTCACCTGGCCCGgacccaatagaaaaatgggcccTCTTTTGTAGTCCGGAGAGAGGAAAGCCTAGGTGCATCAGACAACGAAGTACCAATCATTTTGTTCAGACTTTGGTCGCTTTACAGTGTCATCATCTGCACCCTGAAATCTAAGGGCCTGAAGCCTCAACCCCAGGGGCAGAACATggtgcattttctttctcttgaagggctcttactatttttttttttttttttgagatggagtttcactcttgttacccaggctggagtgcaatggcgcgatctcggctcaccgcaacctccgcctcctgggttcgggcaattctcctgcctcagcctcctgaggctggCCAAGGGCTCTTACTCTTAAAGTGATTTAATAATCATctgaccaggcacaatggctcacgcctgtaatcccaacactttgggaagctgaggtgagcaaatcacaaggtcaaaagatcaagaccatcctggtcaacatggtgaaatccccgtctctacttttttttttttttttttttttttgaggcgtagtttcgctcttgttacccaggctggagtgcaatggcgcgatctcggctcaccgcaacctccgcctcctgggttcaggcaattctcctgcctcagcctcctgagtagctgggattacaggcacgcaccaccatgcccagctacttttttttgtatttttagtagagacagggttttaccatgttgaccaggatggtttcgatctcttgacctcgtgatccacctgcctcggcctcccaaagtgctgggattacaggcttgagccaccgcgcccggccccccgtctctacttaaaatacaaacattagctgggtgtggtcaagtgcacctgtagtcccagctatttgggaggctgaagcaggagaattgcttgaacccgggagacagaggttgcagtgagccgagatcacgccagtaCACCCCAGCTTAGTGACATAGTGAGTCTCCAGTAAATAAATCATCTATTTGGTAGAGTTCCACTCTGGTGGTTCAACTTTGAGGCTGACTCATGGTTTTCTGCCCCTTTTGGTTGCCGAAAACTGGCTCTATGATTGAGGGCCACCAATTCTtgaaatgaaaatcttttttctcttttttgagatggatttgtcgcccaggctggtgtgcactgacacaatcttggcttagTGCAACCTCCGTGTgagtgtcaccacacccagctagttttatatttaatacagacagggtttcaccacattggccaagctggtcttgaacaactcctgtcctcatgatctactacctgccttggcctcccaaggtgcggggattataggtgtgagccgccacctCCATCCCTCAAGAGCAAATTCTTATGTACAGCTGAGCACAACTATAATACAGCCTTCCCCACTAAAAGTCAGCGGCAGGCTGTTTACTCAGACACTACTTTTCTGGTCTGAAACCAGGTCAGGTCTAAACTTCACACTAAATTCTAGGTCCaacttggtgggggaggggcaggaagaCAGTCTGTGAACTGCTTTCCCATATGCaatccactctttttttttggagacagtttcgctcttgttgcccaggctggagtgcaatggcatgatcccagctcactgcaacctccacctcccaggtttaagcaattctcctgcctcagccatctgagcagctgggattacaggaatgcaccaccacgcccagctcattttgtagttttagtagagatggggtttcaccatattggttaggctggtctggaactcctgacctcaggtcatctgcctgcctcagcctcccaaagttctgggattacagtcatgagccaccgcgcccggctttttcttttctcattctttctcttagGAAAGAGCAGAAGCAGCAAAAACCAATTGGTAGTAACTATTACCAATGCTCTACTCAAATCTGTGGTCGCTAAAATGTCAGTTATTACTGGTAGCTCAAATACTCAAGTGCCCAACATTTTGCTCATTTCCCCCAACCATTCCTTCAGCAGTATGAAAATTTGGGAAAATTAATGGAACAAAGCTTCTATACACCGCTGCAGGCCATAACTGCGAAATATAGATAATGGAATCCCCATTATCAATAAAGAATCAACCCACATTCTCGCCCTCAAGAATTGTTCCCTACAGCAGTTGGAGCTATGAGAAAGGAATCtctataattctattttatactCTCCTCAAAATAGTTTTCAAACCGTGACCAGATGTGAAGCAATAATTAACCTACCAGAAATTTTGAGAGACTccgggttttttgttttgagacagagcttcactcttgttacccagtctggagtacaatggcacgatctccgctcaccacaacctccacctccccagttcaaggtggcatgagccaccctacccggttaattttgtatttttaatagaaacgaggtttctccatgttggtcaggctggtctcaaactcctgacctcgggtgatccacccgcctaggcctcccaaagtgctgggattacagacgtgagccacggcgccGGGCCACTGGGatgatttaaaaagaattcttGCCAGCATTGTAAATGGGGCAGAAGCAATATCCTCACTCTTCCGATTACAGAGGCACACTGGGCTGggaatggctcacgtctgtaatcccagcactttgggaggccggggctggcggatcacaagaccatcctggccaacatggtgaaaccccatctctatttaaaataaaaaagagaagcacACTGAACACAACTTGTGTCTGAGAAGCCATCACACAGTGAGTGAATTTCCCAATTACCAATGGACGATACCCAAATCTTTTCATGGATAGTGGGGCAGTACTGACTTGTTTCTCCTGGGGGCGCTCTTCCGAGGATATTTGGGCTGCCTCCGGAGTCGCAGTGTCTTGGGCCGCCGGAAGGTGGGTGACGtgcggatcttcttttttttgtggctgtggacacctttcaacactgctttcttggcctttaaagccttCGCTTTGGCTTCGGCTTTAGGCGGGGCAGGagctgggaaagaagaaaagaaaatgagcgtgaggaatttaaaaataggccaCTTCCGGCCTCAAGAACTACAGTGGGCGACCCTGGCCACACGTGCATCAGTGGTTCCTTTGCAGACATCACAAGTGTCAGGAGATTAAAATTTTTCCATCATATGCACGATACCAGAGGCGAAAGTGACCAACTCGCAGCTCCAGGAATACTAAGAAACAAAGTAGCACTGAAGGAAAGCTTGATTAACTTTCCAGAACATGTCCTACGAATTTTACACATACCCCATCGCAAAACCACGCGGAGGGGGCGGGTAATGCAGCCAGTCAAACGTGAACCAGAAGAGCCGACTGTCTGGCTCTCCCTGGCGGGTGATAATGCCGGTGGGGTGACCTCCCCAACTCCCTCCACAGGAACTCAGCCCATGAGGCTGGGCCCTCGCATACTGCGTGTTCGAAACCCGGGGAGCAGCTTCGGAGCACAGCCCTCAGGGCTTAGTCCAGTTGCCATACTCCCAATTCGTTCGCTCTGCGGCGCGACGATCCCCGGTAAACCAACAGCGGCCCCCATCCCTAGCACACACCTTCCTTCTTCGCTTTCGGCGCCATCTTGCGAAAAGGGTCTCCGACACCCGGTCCCACGGGCTTATAGCGCCAAATCTCACCAAAGACTCGCGATGCTTTGTACTTAGCGCTGACTGGGTAATTTGCAGAGTGGCGCCTTCTGGGAACGGTAGTTAGGTGTAATTTCTTTTTCGAGCGTGAACTAGCATGCACGACTCCTCCCCTCAAAGGCACTAAAGCTTCATGGGGGTTGTAGTTTTTTGAAGACACGCGTTTATTTGCTCAGGTCAGTGGCCTGCGTAGCCGGGTGTCGCTTGGGTCTGGTCCCAGGAGCTTCCCATCTTGATCAACTGCCAGTCTCAGGGAAGAGGATTGCCACGCCAGGAGGCAGGAACGCTGCCAAGCGGAAAGAACACATTTAGATTGACTCGGGAGTTAGATGCAGCTAAGTTCTAGAGTGCTGGAGCAAGATTTGCTCGGTCGAACTCCCTCAGCCAGCATCTGTGGAAacttgaggtccagagaggaATGTGATTAATCGATAACACAGTGATTTGGTAGCCGAAAAAATATTAagtcagggctgggcgcggtggctcacgcctgtaatcccggcactttggaaggccgaggtgggcgaattgCTGCgagcccagttcaagaccagcctaggcaacatggcgaaacctcatctctacaaaagaatacgaaaattacccaggcatggtggtgcgtgctagTAGTCCCAGTttcttgagaggttgaggtggaaggatctcttgagccgagaagg
This is a stretch of genomic DNA from Saimiri boliviensis isolate mSaiBol1 chromosome 17, mSaiBol1.pri, whole genome shotgun sequence. It encodes these proteins:
- the RPL23A gene encoding large ribosomal subunit protein uL23, producing MAPKAKKEAPAPPKAEAKAKALKAKKAVLKGVHSHKKKKIRTSPTFRRPKTLRLRRQPKYPRKSAPRRNKSVLPHYP